A single region of the Lactobacillus isalae genome encodes:
- a CDS encoding acetate/propionate family kinase encodes MKKVLAINSGSSSFKYKLFSFPNEKVLASGIADRVGKENAVFKIKLSSGQEYIKNMPIHNQEEAVKLLIEYLKKFHVVDDLREISGVGHRVVNGGEIFKNSVHVKEKELEEIFNLGELAPLHNISEAKGIKAFMNIIPNVPQVAVFDTSYHQTLDKVHYLYSIPYEYYEDYGIRKYGAHGISVSYVVLRAAKMIKKNPNLVNFIICHLGSGASVTAIKHGKSFDTSMGLSPLTGVTMGTRSGDIDPAVLQYLMHKTGMNIDKVIEVLNYKSGLLGISGISSDMRDLIESKDKRAKLARKIFINRVVQYVGAYVAELNGVDAIIFTGGVGEHDFGIRAGIMSSLKYLGLYPDFKANQTDREKFISKPSSKVKALIVPTNEELMIAREVVRVLQ; translated from the coding sequence ATGAAAAAAGTTTTAGCAATTAATTCTGGAAGTTCATCCTTTAAATATAAATTATTTTCTTTTCCTAATGAAAAAGTACTGGCTTCAGGAATAGCTGATAGAGTTGGAAAAGAGAATGCTGTTTTTAAAATTAAGTTAAGTAGTGGACAAGAGTATATAAAGAATATGCCTATTCATAATCAAGAAGAGGCAGTTAAATTATTAATTGAATATTTAAAAAAATTTCACGTAGTTGATGATCTACGAGAAATTAGTGGTGTTGGTCACAGAGTAGTGAATGGAGGAGAAATTTTTAAAAATTCAGTTCATGTTAAAGAAAAAGAATTAGAAGAAATATTTAATCTTGGAGAATTAGCACCTCTTCATAATATTTCTGAAGCAAAAGGTATCAAAGCTTTCATGAATATTATTCCTAATGTGCCCCAAGTTGCAGTTTTTGATACCTCATATCATCAAACTTTGGATAAAGTTCATTATTTGTATTCGATACCCTATGAATATTATGAAGATTATGGGATTAGGAAATATGGAGCACACGGGATTTCAGTTTCTTATGTTGTGCTTCGAGCAGCAAAAATGATTAAAAAAAATCCTAACTTGGTTAATTTCATTATTTGTCATTTAGGATCTGGAGCATCTGTTACTGCAATAAAACATGGAAAATCTTTCGATACTTCTATGGGACTTAGTCCTCTTACTGGAGTAACTATGGGAACTAGAAGTGGTGATATTGATCCAGCTGTGTTGCAATATTTAATGCATAAAACAGGAATGAATATTGATAAAGTAATTGAAGTTTTGAATTATAAATCAGGATTACTAGGTATTTCAGGTATATCCTCTGATATGAGAGATTTAATTGAAAGTAAAGATAAGCGAGCAAAACTAGCTCGAAAGATATTTATTAACCGTGTTGTTCAATATGTGGGTGCCTACGTAGCCGAATTAAACGGAGTTGATGCAATTATATTTACTGGTGGAGTAGGAGAACATGATTTTGGAATTAGGGCTGGAATCATGTCATCATTAAAATATTTAGGTCTTTATCCTGACTTTAAAGCTAATCAAACTGATAGAGAGAAATTTATTTCTAAACCTAGTTCTAAAGTAAAAGCTCTTATTGTTCCTACAAATGAAGAATTGATGATTGCACGGGAGGTAGTTCGTGTTTTGCAATAA
- a CDS encoding mechanosensitive ion channel family protein has protein sequence MNWSTILKGTSTTKKTNNIDSIINWNTVFHTLLHRGSQIIFTTIIFFLIWHIGKHLLTRYLLKNPKFQEHMTGRKKTLAQLGLALFQYTVLLFYLYSVLTLMGIPVGTLLASVGLVSLALGMGAQGLVSDVITGMNILSEGEYNIGDTVKIGTYTGTVLSFTLRNTRLKTSNGAVIYIPNRTITVVENLTHGSHSGWSMNINLNLSVENNLSDVNHAINTVNAALKDKFKNQIKKGPQIIGIINQTGSSIIYQIHFQVIANSQNTVKNAYLSAYIKEFNHQNIKFSTVPTKQENTSTS, from the coding sequence TTGAACTGGTCAACCATTTTAAAAGGAACTTCTACAACTAAAAAAACTAACAATATTGATTCTATTATTAACTGGAATACTGTATTTCATACGCTCTTACATCGTGGTAGTCAAATTATATTTACTACAATAATTTTCTTTCTAATTTGGCATATAGGGAAACACTTATTAACAAGATATTTACTTAAAAATCCTAAGTTTCAAGAGCATATGACGGGCCGAAAAAAAACTTTAGCCCAGCTTGGACTTGCGCTTTTTCAGTACACAGTCCTTTTATTTTATTTATATAGTGTTTTAACTTTGATGGGTATTCCTGTTGGCACTCTTCTTGCCAGTGTGGGGCTGGTTTCTCTAGCCTTAGGTATGGGAGCTCAAGGTTTAGTTAGTGATGTAATAACTGGAATGAACATCCTTAGCGAAGGAGAATACAATATTGGAGATACAGTAAAAATCGGCACTTATACCGGAACAGTTCTTTCTTTCACATTACGCAACACACGCCTTAAAACTTCTAATGGTGCAGTTATTTATATTCCTAATAGAACTATTACTGTTGTTGAAAATTTAACTCATGGTTCGCATTCGGGATGGAGTATGAATATCAATTTAAACCTATCTGTTGAAAATAATCTTAGTGATGTTAACCATGCAATTAATACTGTAAATGCTGCTCTAAAAGATAAGTTTAAAAATCAAATCAAAAAAGGGCCACAAATCATCGGTATTATCAATCAAACAGGATCAAGTATTATTTACCAAATTCATTTCCAAGTAATCGCTAATAGTCAAAATACAGTTAAAAACGCCTATCTTAGTGCATATATAAAAGAATTTAATCATCAAAATATTAAGTTTAGCACTGTACCGACAAAGCAGGAAAATACCTCTACTTCTTAA
- a CDS encoding DUF948 domain-containing protein, with amino-acid sequence MSISYGALAGLIAAVAFLILVLFTLPLIVRATKTMKKVDSTMDSVNTAVDDLTKQTAVLMKQSEDLLEKSNALLADVNGKVTELEPVVKAAADLGESVSDINSSSRRMIERFSGMGIRGAGIGIFSSLVSRMFARRKRRRGED; translated from the coding sequence ATGTCAATTTCATATGGTGCATTAGCTGGCTTAATTGCAGCAGTTGCCTTTTTAATATTGGTTTTGTTCACTTTGCCTTTAATTGTTAGAGCCACTAAGACAATGAAGAAAGTTGACTCAACTATGGATAGTGTTAATACAGCTGTTGATGATTTAACAAAACAAACAGCTGTATTGATGAAACAAAGTGAAGATCTATTAGAAAAGAGTAATGCTCTTTTAGCAGACGTAAATGGTAAAGTAACAGAATTAGAACCGGTTGTTAAAGCAGCTGCAGATTTGGGTGAAAGTGTGTCAGATATTAATTCTTCATCTCGAAGAATGATTGAGCGCTTCTCCGGTATGGGTATTAGGGGAGCCGGAATTGGCATTTTTTCATCTTTAGTTAGTCGAATGTTTGCAAGACGTAAGCGTCGTCGTGGTGAAGACTAA
- a CDS encoding DUF1269 domain-containing family protein has translation MRKLGGFLLGSVVGLGVGLIAGSLLLPEDATDDVKKKIAENEKLQDLKEKYDKGTEAIKNQLASFPKSVEDDSELKDFDDIVIDDTNKDLGEDEKADKNTVSDLNNAETN, from the coding sequence ATGCGTAAACTAGGTGGATTTCTATTAGGTAGCGTTGTTGGTTTAGGTGTTGGTTTAATTGCAGGATCTTTATTATTACCAGAAGACGCAACTGATGATGTAAAGAAAAAAATTGCGGAAAACGAAAAATTGCAAGATTTAAAAGAAAAATATGATAAGGGAACTGAAGCAATTAAAAACCAATTGGCATCATTTCCTAAGTCAGTTGAAGATGATTCAGAATTAAAAGATTTTGATGATATCGTAATTGATGACACTAACAAGGATCTTGGCGAAGATGAAAAAGCTGATAAGAATACTGTTAGCGATTTAAACAATGCGGAAACTAACTAA
- a CDS encoding aminopeptidase P family protein, producing the protein MNLDKLQNWLISTNNDVAYISDPISINYFTGYSMDPHERIFALLAFKDKPAFIFAPELNVEEAKNSAWDGEVYGYLDHENPWAKIADLVNQRVSEPHNIAIEKSHLSVDRLEQLRIAFPDSSFTNNVSPFVAEARLRKTPEEVEQLKAAGAEADFAFQIGFNALRNGVTERYVAGQIDYQLKLQKGVMHTSFETIVQAGKNAANPHLGPTMNKIEPNELVLFDLGTMHNGYASDSSRTVAYGEPTAKEKEIYEVDREAQQAAIEAAKPGITASELDAVARDIITKAGYGEYFIHRLGHGIGMNVHEFPQIMEGNDVVLEEGMCFSIEPGIYIPNVAGVRIEDCGVVTKNGFETFTKTSKELKYISVKD; encoded by the coding sequence ATGAACTTAGACAAATTACAAAATTGGTTAATTTCAACTAATAATGATGTTGCCTACATCTCTGACCCAATCAGTATTAACTACTTTACTGGCTATAGCATGGATCCACACGAAAGAATTTTTGCTTTACTTGCTTTTAAAGACAAACCTGCTTTTATCTTTGCACCTGAATTAAATGTTGAAGAAGCTAAAAATTCTGCCTGGGATGGAGAAGTCTACGGCTATCTTGACCATGAAAATCCATGGGCAAAAATTGCTGATTTAGTAAACCAACGTGTCAGTGAACCTCATAACATTGCAATTGAAAAATCTCATCTCTCCGTTGATCGTTTAGAACAATTACGCATTGCTTTTCCTGATTCTTCATTTACAAATAATGTTTCTCCATTCGTAGCTGAAGCACGTTTACGTAAAACCCCAGAGGAAGTTGAACAATTAAAAGCTGCTGGTGCAGAAGCTGATTTTGCCTTTCAAATTGGTTTCAATGCTCTAAGAAACGGTGTAACTGAACGTTATGTTGCTGGACAAATTGATTATCAATTAAAACTTCAAAAAGGCGTGATGCATACTAGTTTTGAAACAATTGTTCAAGCTGGTAAAAATGCAGCTAACCCTCACCTTGGTCCAACTATGAACAAAATTGAACCAAATGAATTAGTGCTATTTGACCTTGGAACTATGCATAATGGTTACGCTTCTGACTCAAGTAGAACTGTCGCTTACGGTGAACCAACTGCTAAAGAAAAAGAAATATATGAAGTTGACCGTGAAGCACAACAAGCAGCTATTGAAGCTGCTAAACCAGGTATTACTGCTAGCGAATTAGATGCAGTAGCTAGAGATATTATTACCAAAGCTGGCTATGGAGAGTACTTTATTCACCGCCTTGGTCATGGTATTGGAATGAACGTTCATGAATTCCCACAAATTATGGAAGGAAATGACGTAGTTCTTGAAGAAGGCATGTGCTTCTCCATTGAACCTGGTATCTACATCCCTAACGTAGCTGGCGTTAGAATTGAAGATTGTGGTGTAGTTACTAAAAATGGATTTGAAACTTTTACTAAGACAAGCAAGGAATTAAAATACATATCAGTTAAAGATTAA
- a CDS encoding substrate-binding domain-containing protein, translating into MQKQEVTIYDVAREAKVSMATVSRVVNGNNNVRKETREKVLAVIDRLHYQPNAVAQGLASKRTTTVGLIVPDLTNMHFAELSKGIDDIATMYKYNILLSSVGNTLLNEDQVIQNLLNKQVDGVIYMSNLMSEKAQEIFKRTNTPVVLAGTADANQEFSSVTIDYKAAEKEALSLLLENSKKNLALVVGDGKAYVNKDNRFVAYKDFMEEHNLKNIHIYEDAKTYEDGYKLFEQIKADKVDGIIATRDVTAAGIVNAAIDAGVKIPEDLEIISAASTNVAKIVRPQLTTVQQPLYDIGAVAMRMLTKLMNDEELDDAHVILPYTLKKSRSTK; encoded by the coding sequence ATGCAAAAGCAAGAAGTAACTATTTATGATGTTGCTCGTGAAGCAAAAGTTTCTATGGCTACTGTTTCAAGAGTAGTAAATGGAAATAATAATGTACGTAAAGAAACACGTGAAAAAGTATTAGCTGTCATTGATCGTTTGCATTACCAACCTAATGCAGTTGCTCAAGGATTAGCTTCAAAGAGAACGACAACGGTTGGCTTGATTGTCCCTGATTTAACAAACATGCATTTTGCTGAATTATCTAAGGGAATTGATGATATTGCTACAATGTACAAGTACAATATCTTACTTTCAAGTGTTGGTAATACTTTATTGAACGAAGATCAAGTTATCCAAAACTTACTTAATAAGCAAGTTGATGGTGTAATCTATATGTCTAACTTGATGAGCGAAAAAGCCCAAGAAATCTTTAAGCGCACTAACACACCAGTTGTTTTGGCTGGTACTGCTGATGCTAACCAAGAATTTTCTAGTGTAACTATTGACTACAAGGCTGCTGAAAAGGAAGCTTTGAGCCTTCTTTTAGAAAATAGTAAGAAGAACCTTGCCTTAGTTGTAGGTGACGGAAAAGCTTATGTTAACAAGGATAACCGGTTTGTAGCTTACAAGGACTTCATGGAAGAACATAATTTAAAGAATATTCACATTTATGAAGATGCCAAGACTTATGAAGATGGCTATAAGTTATTTGAACAAATCAAAGCTGATAAGGTAGATGGAATTATTGCTACTCGTGATGTAACAGCTGCAGGTATTGTTAATGCGGCTATTGATGCAGGTGTAAAGATTCCAGAAGATTTAGAAATTATCTCTGCTGCTTCAACTAATGTTGCTAAAATTGTTCGTCCACAATTAACTACAGTTCAACAACCACTTTATGATATTGGTGCTGTTGCAATGAGAATGTTAACTAAGTTGATGAATGACGAAGAATTAGATGACGCTCATGTTATCTTACCATACACTTTGAAGAAGTCTCGTTCTACTAAGTAA
- a CDS encoding transglycosylase domain-containing protein → MKNLKEKIRKFLTAGPKVKTLQSESDESQWKFYSGIVYLTLRRVFHYLILIAFFGLFLLIGFSGGYALGIVRQQPIPTISELNHQINHAQNSATLYYAGNKKIATVRPDTVTKKASESELTPLVKNAVTATEDENFYIHKGVLPKSLVRAVLSELTGVGVQTGGSTLTQQLVKMQFLTSQTTWRRKVTEMFYAHKIEKHFSKEDILRAYLNAAPYGKNNRGENIVGIKTAAEGIFGKSISELNLPQAAFIAGLPQSPSVYTPYRLNGKVKKDLDLAMRRKDIVLFRMYRNGDISKKAYLAAKKYDLRADFLEPEKAPKQKKQSGYLYNLVMNKSASLLAENLIEQDGLKVSDVKQDTNRYNQYLTNATELLHQKGYHIKTTIRKPLYQTMQQVVKQNKYGQDKTSRDFDSSTNKWVNTTEHVENGSVVIDNATGKVLAFSGGVDFKNSQINHAFDTYRSPGSSIKPYLVYGPAVEHKLISSQTALADFPTRFGNYIPTDYNSTVENRFISAQEALSKSYNLPAVNLYSKLVNDKNINLRQDMKKLGLNLSKSEFENLGLALGGTDYGFSVADNASAFSNFYNNGKRADPYYIEEIQDPSGRVIYKHKQNSQKVFSTGTSYIMQKMLHQVVTKGTASSLTGTLKFNYKNLIGKTGTSNDYRDIWFNGSTPGITISSWMGYDNFYGHSYNLDSNSSETNLNLWANIANALYKEDPSIFKLNDAPSRPSSVYKNRVLSRTGTLPGTVSYDGDNIELSGKKTTALSLSPAPAATARFGIGGSTKDYNLFYDYLEGKNNDYGKVLIYTGKTISKKKNINSLFAVADGSSSEDAKNYYGKNHEVYRESSNNSSSSTNRTVGANDQQARSTGQGGNNNSSSSSTSTRRNSSSSTSESSSSQNTNSESSNAANEVNSNISSSENTTNTNANNTEATAGDAAADNAPTAP, encoded by the coding sequence GTGAAAAATTTAAAAGAAAAAATCAGAAAGTTCCTAACTGCGGGGCCGAAAGTTAAAACACTTCAAAGCGAATCAGACGAAAGCCAATGGAAATTTTACAGTGGCATCGTTTATTTGACTTTGCGTCGTGTTTTTCATTATTTGATCTTAATTGCATTTTTTGGTCTATTTCTGCTAATCGGTTTTAGTGGTGGCTATGCGCTTGGCATTGTTCGCCAACAACCTATTCCAACTATTAGCGAATTAAATCATCAAATAAATCATGCTCAAAATTCAGCTACGCTTTACTATGCTGGCAATAAAAAAATTGCTACCGTTCGTCCAGATACGGTTACTAAAAAAGCCAGCGAAAGCGAACTGACTCCACTAGTTAAGAATGCTGTTACGGCTACTGAAGATGAGAATTTCTATATTCATAAGGGTGTTTTACCTAAATCATTAGTCAGAGCTGTACTTTCTGAATTAACTGGTGTCGGAGTGCAAACTGGTGGGTCTACCTTAACTCAGCAGTTAGTTAAGATGCAATTTTTAACTAGCCAGACAACCTGGAGAAGAAAAGTCACAGAAATGTTTTATGCTCATAAGATCGAAAAGCATTTCTCTAAAGAAGACATTTTACGTGCCTATTTAAATGCCGCTCCCTATGGTAAGAATAACCGCGGAGAAAATATTGTCGGCATTAAAACCGCGGCTGAAGGAATCTTTGGTAAATCAATATCTGAACTTAATTTACCTCAAGCTGCCTTTATAGCTGGGCTACCACAAAGTCCTTCTGTTTATACTCCGTATCGTTTAAACGGAAAAGTTAAGAAAGATCTTGATTTAGCAATGCGAAGAAAAGATATTGTCTTATTCCGGATGTACCGAAATGGCGATATCAGTAAAAAAGCCTACCTTGCAGCTAAAAAATATGATCTACGTGCAGACTTCCTTGAACCAGAAAAAGCACCTAAGCAAAAGAAACAAAGTGGCTACTTATATAACTTAGTGATGAATAAGAGTGCCAGTCTTTTAGCTGAAAACCTGATTGAACAAGACGGTTTGAAAGTGTCAGATGTTAAACAAGATACTAATCGCTATAATCAATATTTGACTAACGCAACTGAACTACTCCATCAAAAGGGTTACCATATTAAAACTACAATTAGAAAACCGCTTTATCAGACCATGCAACAAGTTGTTAAACAAAATAAGTATGGTCAAGATAAAACCTCTCGTGATTTTGACTCTTCAACTAATAAGTGGGTCAACACTACTGAACACGTAGAAAATGGTAGCGTAGTAATTGATAATGCAACTGGTAAGGTATTAGCATTTAGTGGGGGTGTTGATTTTAAGAACTCACAAATCAATCACGCCTTTGATACTTACCGTTCACCTGGTTCATCCATTAAGCCATACCTAGTTTATGGTCCAGCAGTTGAACACAAGCTTATTTCTAGTCAAACAGCACTGGCAGATTTCCCTACCAGATTTGGCAACTATATTCCAACTGACTATAACTCAACTGTTGAAAACCGCTTTATTTCAGCTCAAGAAGCTTTAAGTAAGTCTTACAATCTACCAGCTGTAAACTTATACAGTAAGTTAGTCAACGATAAAAATATTAACTTACGCCAAGATATGAAGAAACTTGGCTTGAACTTAAGTAAGAGTGAATTTGAAAATCTCGGTTTGGCCCTTGGGGGTACAGACTATGGTTTCTCAGTCGCTGATAATGCTAGTGCTTTCTCTAACTTCTATAACAATGGTAAGCGTGCTGACCCTTATTACATTGAAGAAATTCAAGATCCATCAGGTAGAGTAATTTATAAACATAAGCAAAATTCGCAAAAGGTATTCTCTACTGGTACTTCTTACATCATGCAGAAGATGCTTCACCAGGTAGTAACTAAAGGTACTGCATCAAGCTTGACCGGTACTTTGAAATTTAACTATAAGAATTTGATTGGTAAGACTGGAACCAGTAACGACTATCGTGATATTTGGTTTAACGGTTCTACTCCTGGAATTACAATTTCTAGCTGGATGGGTTATGACAACTTCTATGGTCACTCGTATAACTTAGATTCTAATTCTAGTGAGACTAACTTAAATCTCTGGGCCAATATAGCTAATGCACTTTATAAAGAAGATCCATCAATCTTTAAATTAAATGACGCACCAAGCAGACCAAGTTCCGTTTACAAAAATAGAGTTTTATCAAGAACTGGTACTTTACCAGGAACTGTAAGCTATGACGGCGATAATATTGAGCTTTCTGGTAAGAAGACAACTGCATTAAGTTTGTCTCCTGCTCCAGCTGCTACTGCTAGATTTGGTATTGGTGGTTCAACTAAAGACTATAACCTCTTCTACGATTACCTAGAAGGTAAAAACAATGACTATGGTAAAGTCTTGATCTACACAGGTAAGACAATTTCTAAGAAGAAAAACATTAATAGTCTCTTTGCGGTAGCCGATGGTTCAAGTTCAGAAGATGCTAAAAACTATTATGGTAAAAACCATGAAGTTTACCGAGAATCTAGTAATAATTCTTCCTCTTCAACTAATCGAACAGTAGGAGCAAATGACCAGCAAGCTCGAAGTACTGGTCAAGGAGGAAATAATAATAGTTCCTCCTCATCTACTTCTACTAGGCGAAATAGCTCTAGTTCGACAAGTGAATCCTCTTCATCTCAAAATACTAATTCTGAGAGTAGTAATGCAGCAAATGAAGTAAATTCAAATATTAGTTCTAGTGAAAATACGACTAATACTAATGCAAACAATACGGAAGCTACTGCTGGAGATGCAGCAGCTGATAATGCTCCTACTGCTCCATAA
- the pepV gene encoding dipeptidase PepV — protein MEELDYKKLAQEKKDAILNDLKELIAIDSSEDLNNTSKEYPVGPGPVKAMKKFLSFAKRDGFDTENFDNYAGRINMGSGDKRVGIIGHMDVVPAGEGWKTDPFKMTIKDGKIYGRGSADDKGPSLAAYYGMLILKEHGFKPKKKIDFVVGTNEETNWVGIDYYLKHQPAPDVAFSPDAEFPIINGEQGIVTLKLDFKFDPSQGNVKLWTFQSGIATNVIPQTAHAQLEGDIDGIKEKFDLFLKEHKLEGKAEMLSGRLSLTLTGHGAHASAPETGRNAATYLALFLDGLNFDGQAKNFLHFLATVEHKDFNGKKLGIFHHDDLMGDLTSSPSMFNFEGQNAYLLNNVRYPQGIEPEEMVKNINEKFGDILDARVEGSAEAPHYVPGDDPIVKTLLSVYEKQTGKKGHEVIIGGGTYGRLFKHGVAFGAQPEGAPLVMHQPNEYMKVDDLINSIAIYAEAIYELTK, from the coding sequence ATGGAAGAACTAGATTATAAGAAATTAGCTCAAGAAAAAAAGGATGCTATTTTAAACGATTTAAAAGAATTGATCGCAATTGATTCTTCTGAAGATTTAAACAATACTAGCAAAGAATATCCTGTAGGTCCCGGCCCAGTTAAGGCTATGAAAAAGTTCTTATCATTTGCTAAACGTGACGGCTTTGATACTGAAAACTTTGATAACTACGCAGGTAGAATCAACATGGGTTCTGGCGACAAGCGCGTTGGTATTATTGGACACATGGATGTAGTACCTGCTGGCGAAGGCTGGAAAACTGATCCATTTAAGATGACTATCAAAGACGGCAAAATTTATGGACGTGGTAGCGCCGATGATAAAGGTCCATCCCTTGCAGCTTACTATGGAATGCTCATTTTAAAAGAACACGGATTTAAACCTAAAAAGAAAATCGATTTCGTAGTTGGAACTAATGAAGAAACTAATTGGGTAGGAATTGACTACTACTTGAAGCATCAACCAGCTCCTGATGTTGCCTTTTCACCTGATGCAGAATTTCCAATTATCAATGGTGAACAAGGAATTGTTACCTTGAAACTTGATTTTAAATTTGATCCAAGTCAAGGTAACGTTAAGCTTTGGACATTCCAATCAGGAATTGCAACTAATGTCATCCCTCAAACTGCACATGCACAACTCGAAGGCGACATTGATGGCATCAAAGAAAAATTCGACTTGTTCCTTAAAGAACATAAACTTGAAGGAAAGGCAGAAATGCTTAGTGGTCGTCTATCATTAACTTTAACTGGTCATGGTGCTCACGCTTCAGCTCCAGAAACTGGTAGAAATGCTGCAACTTACCTTGCTCTCTTCCTTGATGGCCTTAACTTTGATGGTCAAGCAAAGAACTTCTTACACTTCCTTGCAACTGTTGAACACAAAGACTTTAATGGTAAGAAATTAGGTATCTTCCACCACGATGATTTAATGGGCGATTTAACTAGCTCACCAAGTATGTTTAACTTTGAAGGTCAAAATGCATACCTACTAAACAATGTTCGCTACCCACAAGGTATTGAACCAGAAGAAATGGTCAAAAACATTAACGAAAAATTTGGTGACATCTTAGACGCTAGAGTTGAAGGTTCAGCAGAAGCTCCTCACTACGTTCCTGGAGACGATCCAATTGTTAAGACTCTTCTTTCAGTTTATGAAAAGCAAACTGGTAAGAAAGGTCACGAAGTTATTATTGGTGGTGGTACATACGGCCGTTTATTCAAGCATGGTGTAGCCTTTGGTGCTCAACCAGAAGGTGCTCCACTTGTTATGCACCAACCAAATGAATACATGAAGGTCGATGACTTAATCAATTCAATTGCAATTTATGCAGAAGCAATCTACGAATTAACCAAGTAA
- a CDS encoding glycerophosphodiester phosphodiesterase, with amino-acid sequence MKTSRVYFLALFFSIIFIFESGFLVIGHRGNPSKYPEETIQSDNSAFADGADYVELDLHVSKDNVLVVSHDRDLSRVVGSSVIVSQNNFSYLNSLKQANGESIISLDQLFDYYKDKPNTKFLLETKKTKHNSPKNMEELLANSIKKYHMQNRVMIHSFSAPSLKTMSQLLPNVPRIFIVGSLQRINFEVLSYVNGINISSDLITQNPKLISQLHALHQKVFVWAEMNESPKLWNWLINNDVDGVVTNFPARGYKYKLAKSGTKKYAVNKDGIYFGRTPTTVSVNPYLNVKTSKQINFLEPIHVSSAVIASGQTFYQIGDKEFVPADLVSLDLQPEWILPYWNLSIINPTQNPIFTYNKPDKQSGKKSQLMPRKRYKILGVSGGVNDLWLLTDYGWIKSSKILYYGLFDRNSFAYQNYKQLDPAYRQTNVALFPYLPVEKVPNKSFWSTYSDVNAVIFNQR; translated from the coding sequence ATGAAAACAAGTCGGGTTTATTTTTTAGCCCTTTTTTTTAGTATAATTTTTATTTTTGAATCAGGATTTCTAGTCATCGGACACCGAGGCAATCCTAGCAAGTATCCAGAAGAAACAATTCAAAGTGACAACTCAGCCTTTGCAGATGGCGCGGACTATGTAGAACTTGACTTGCATGTTTCTAAAGATAATGTTTTAGTTGTTTCTCATGACCGCGACTTAAGCCGAGTTGTTGGATCATCGGTTATTGTATCACAAAATAATTTTTCCTATTTAAACAGCTTAAAACAGGCTAATGGCGAATCAATTATCTCGTTAGATCAGTTATTTGATTACTATAAAGATAAGCCAAACACCAAATTTTTACTTGAAACTAAAAAGACTAAACATAATAGTCCTAAAAATATGGAAGAATTACTCGCTAACAGTATAAAAAAATATCACATGCAAAATCGAGTAATGATCCATAGTTTTTCTGCCCCTAGTCTAAAAACGATGAGTCAATTATTACCAAATGTTCCAAGAATTTTTATTGTTGGTTCCCTTCAAAGAATCAATTTTGAAGTACTTAGTTATGTTAATGGAATCAATATTTCATCTGATCTAATCACTCAAAATCCTAAGCTCATTAGTCAGTTACATGCACTGCATCAAAAAGTATTTGTTTGGGCAGAAATGAATGAATCGCCTAAATTATGGAATTGGTTAATTAACAACGACGTAGATGGGGTTGTTACTAACTTTCCTGCAAGAGGCTATAAATATAAGTTAGCTAAAAGTGGAACTAAAAAGTACGCTGTTAACAAAGACGGGATTTACTTTGGTCGTACACCTACTACCGTAAGTGTAAATCCATACCTAAATGTTAAAACTTCAAAACAAATTAACTTTTTAGAACCTATTCATGTTTCTTCAGCAGTAATTGCTTCAGGACAAACTTTTTACCAAATTGGCGATAAAGAATTCGTTCCAGCTGATTTAGTAAGTTTAGACTTACAACCAGAATGGATTTTGCCATACTGGAATTTAAGTATTATTAACCCTACTCAAAATCCAATTTTCACTTATAATAAACCTGATAAGCAATCTGGTAAAAAGAGTCAACTCATGCCGCGAAAACGCTATAAAATATTAGGCGTAAGTGGCGGAGTTAACGATTTATGGCTTCTTACAGACTATGGCTGGATTAAGTCATCCAAAATTTTATACTACGGTTTATTTGATAGAAACTCATTTGCCTACCAAAACTATAAACAGCTTGATCCCGCTTATCGTCAGACAAATGTTGCACTCTTCCCTTATTTACCTGTAGAAAAAGTTCCTAATAAAAGCTTTTGGTCGACTTATTCAGATGTAAATGCTGTAATATTTAATCAGAGATAA